The segment AGAAAAGTATATGTTGACAGAAAGTAATGAATTATAGTATTATTTATACATTAAACAATTTAACTTAATTCAGCAGAAGTCCCCTACTATAAGTGGAGGATGAATGCGAAATAGGCAAATTTATTCAGTGGGGGTCCAAAACCTGGCTGAATAAAGTTAAGCCCCGGCGGATGTCACAGATTTTTAAGGGAAGTTTTTCGAGTGGACTCGAAAAAATCTGGACGCAATTACGCCAGGGCGTAATTTAATAATAACCTCACAGTCATGTGAGGTAGAGGCGCGGTATTTATTAGTTTTTCATGGAGCTTTGAGCATGCAACGAGATGAGAAAGAAGGAACTACCGCCGAAGTTTAAAAAGAGCTCTTTCTTTTTATGCTGGGTTTGCAGTGAATAATTGCAAGACTGTCTCGATTATCACTATGGTAATCGAGTTGAGCTATCTCTATATGGGATTGTAGGGGATTTGAGCTATTTATAAATATAGCGACCTAAGATCTTCTTTTAGGTCGTTTTTTTATTCGTTAAAAGCTCAAAAATATGAAGTTAATAGGGGAGAATGACTATGAAAAAGAAACTAGTATTATTGTTTGCAGTAATGATGACAATGCTTGTATTAGCAGCATGTGGCGCAGACAAAGAAGAAGGAACTGGAAGTGAAACAGAAGGAGATACAACAAAAAAAGTATTAAAAGTCGGGATGGAAGCAGCTTATGCACCATTTAACTGGACTCAAAACGATGATTCTTTTGGCGCAGTGGCAATACCAGGTTCGAAAGAGTTTGCAGGCGGGTACGATGTTGAGTTCGCAAAACGTATCGCTGAAGGTTTAAATATGGAATTAAAAATTGTAAAAACAGATTGGGACGGGTTAGTACCATCATTACAATCAGGTGCCATTGATTTAGTAATTGCGGGTATGTCACCAGTAGAGGAACGTAAAAAAGTAATTGATTTTACTGATAGCTACTATACAAGTGATTATGTACTTGTTGTGAAAGAAGATGGACCTTACGCTAACGCAAAATCAATCCATGACTTTGCAGGTGCAAAAGTGACAGGGCAACAAGGGACAACACATTATGATGTAATCGACCAAATGGACGGTGCTAAAAAGCAAGTAGCAGCTACGGACTTTGGTGCGATGCGTGTACAATTAATGTCAGGTGCGATTGATGCATATGTTTCGGAGCGTCCGGAAGGGATTACTGCTGAATTAGCGATGGATAACATTAAATACATCGTTCCAGAGCCAAACTTTGAAGCAGATCCAGCGGCAACGGCTATTGCAGTCGGTTTAAAAAAGGGCTCGGCTTTAACAGAAGAAATTAACAAAGTGTTAGCTGAAATTTCGGAAGAAGAGCGTCAGAAATTAATGGAAGACGCAATTGCAAATCAACCAGCAGCACAATAAGAGTTGCGAATAGAAAGGTTGTCTTGCCGGCAAACGGAAGGCAACCTTTTTCAATTTATATGAACATCTAAAAGAAAAGCTGCTTTCCGGGTAATGCATATGTATCCGCTTGTGGATATATATGTATGAGTAACGACAGCAAATGATATTGGGGGAGAGCAAGATGGCATTTTTAGATTCAACTTGGACATTGTTCATCAGTAACTGGGAAGTGTTTTTACGCGGAGCCTACACAGCGCTTATTTTAGCGGTTATCGGAACAATATTTGGTGTCCTTATTGGTTTTTTCATTGGTATTATGCATACGATTCCACAACGAAAAAAATCAGCAAAAACATATTTATTAAAACTCATTAATTTTATATTAACAGCCTATGTTGAAATTTTCCGTGGCACACCAATGATGGTACAAGCGATGGTTGTCTTTTATGGTTTAGTCTATTTAGGCATTGATATTGACCGCTTTTTAGCAGCTAGCATTGTTATTAGTTTAAATACCGGTGCATACATGTCGGAATACGTGCGTGGTGGCATTGTATCGGTTGATAAAGGTCAATTTGAAGCAGCGCAAGCTATTGGTATGAATCATCTACAAACAATGGTTCATATTGTATTACCACAAGTCGCACGAAATATTTTACCAGCAACAGGAAACCAACTTGTTATGAATATTAAAGATTCATCTGTGCTAAGCGTTATTTCAGTAGTGGAGCTATTCTTTACAGCCAACTCAGTTGCAGGAAGTAATTATAAATACATTGAAGCATTCTTCATTGCGACCGTACTGTACTTTACTATGACCTTTACTGTGACACGTTTCTTATTACGATTTGAAAAGAAAATGGATGGTCCAGAGGCTTTTAAAGTAGAGCTCATTACAGGAAGCAAGTTAGAAAAGGAAGGTGAATAATACAATGACAGCAGTGATTGAAATTCAACATCTAAACAAAAAATTCGGCGATCATGAAGTATTAAAAGATGTCAATTTCCAAGTAAATAAAGGGGAAGTTGTCACGCTAATTGGTTCTTCAGGTTCGGGTAAATCCACGCTACTCCGTTGTATTAACTTACTTGAAATGCCAACAGCTGGTGAAATTATTTATAATAATAAAACGATATTAGCGGAAAATCATGACATTGAAAAATACCGTACACATCTGGGCATGGTGTTTCAGTCCTTCAACTTATTCAATAATTTAAATGTGCTTGGCAACTGTGTTGTCGGCCAGCAAAAGGTGTTAAAACGCACGAAAGAACAAGCAGAAGCGAATGCGATGAAATATCTTGAACTTGTTGGGATGAGCGCTTACAAAAACGCAAAACCTCGCCAATTATCTGGTGGACAAAAACAGCGTGTGGCAATCGCGCGCGCACTCGCAATGGATCCAGATGTGATGCTGTTTGATGAACCGACCTCGGCGTTAGACCCGGAAATGGTAGGGGAAGTATTAAAAGTAATGCGCCACCTTGCAGACCAAGGGAATACAATGTTGATTGTGACGCATGAAATGGAGTTTGCGAAAGAAGTTTCAGACCGCATCGTTTTCATGGATAAAGGGGTTATCGTGGAAGAAGGTCACCCAAATGAAGTACTAGTCAATCCAAAACATGAACGTACAAAAGAATTTTTAAAACGTACGTTAGCATAATCGCATATATAAAAAGAGCTTGCAAAATTTTGCAAGCTTATTTTCTAGAATTCCACTCAGATATGATGAGAAATATAATAGCAAAAGCAATAGCGATTGCAAAAAACCACATCGGAACACTACCAAATGTCATGAAGCCCACCTCTTAAGAGCAGTGTAACATGTTCATAATGGACATTCAAACAAGCAATTGCAAAACGATCGCTTTATTTTGTAGGGGTACGCCAACTGCCATAAATTATTTATTTGCCCATGTTAGCCCCTTGAAAGGCATAAAGTCTTTCAAGGGAGGATAAAATTACGGTTCCTTTGTATAGGTACTATCATCTTAGGACAAAATCGTATAAAATAGATAATGATAATATACAAGTTATATAAAAGTGAGGTAAACAAATGTTACATTTAAAATGGAAAGATGCACCGACGATTCGTACTGTGAAATGTACGCACACGAACGCAGCGAAGTATTTAGTTTCAAATGTTTTAACAGTTGGCAAAGAATACGAAGTGAAAAATGAAACGGAAGAGTTCATTTTTGTTATCGACAATACAGGTCAAATTGGCGGCTACTATAAAGAGTATTTCGCTTAATTGCGTCCTGAAACGGTATAAAAACGATTTTGTACCGCCAACTATATGAAAATAAAACAGCTCGTCTCGTGAAGGGAATACCTTCCGAGACGAGCTGTTTTATTTTTGCTCTATAATAATATTTTCGATTTCATGGCGCTTTTCATTGCTCGTCACTTGTACGCGCAATGTATCTTCAATATCTTGTAGTAACCTTAATTGAGTTTCCTTGAAACGATTGATGTCCTCATGGTTCACAACAAGGCGCTGGCGATCTTTAGATGTTGTCTCAAGCATCTTGCCGTTTTTACGTAATAGCTCCTCAGAGGCATCCATTAAGCGCTGCTGAGACTGCATGGCACGTCGTTGGTTATTCATACTAAGGAGCATCGCAATTTGTGATTGCCAAAGCGGGATTGTATTCATAATCGAGCTTTGAATTTTTTCGATGAGCAACTGATTCGTCTGCTGAATTAATCGGATTTGTGGTGCGTATTGGATGGCTACCTCACGCGATATTTCTAGATCGTACATCCGTCGATCGAGCCATTCGATTTGCATGTGCAGATCATTCAATTCATTTTGTTTGAAGGGGTCTGTGTTTTCAAACAAAGCTTGCTGAATTGTAGGCAAAATGACCTCTTGGAGATGCTGTTTTTTTATTTCTAACGAAGCAATAAAAACATTGACCTCTTGGAAATATTCTTCATTCACTGCATATAACTCATTTAAAAATTGATAATCTGCTAATAATCCATTTCGCGTATGCGATAATTGAATACTGAGGCGATCGATCCGTTTACTGAGTTTGTTATAATGGGTCATAATTTCTTGAATCGATTGTTTTGGACGACTAAAAATACGTGCAAAAAATCCTCTTTCCTCTTCTACTAATGCATCCGGGTCGATTTCTTCCAAATGATGCATCAAATCAGACAGTACTTCTCCAACTCTCGAAACATCTTTTCGCTGGATATAATTAAGCATTTGCGATGTAAACTTTTTTAGTGCTTCTTGCGCAGGTAAACCGAATGCTAAAATTTGTTCATATTGATGAATTGGTAAATCTGCTGCTAAATGCACAGCCCGTTGTTTGGAAATTGTACTAAGTGACGCAAAAAGCGGTGTTGTTGCGTTGTTGGCAACATTCACCGCAAATTGTTCTCGTGAAGCTTGAATATCGGTACTTCCACTTGATGTGAAAGCATCGAAAGGGTTTATTTCAGTTCCCATGATTTATTCACCGCCGACTTTTAATCGTTCTTTGCGTTTTTCATTTGACATTTTTGCAAAATCAAGCTCAATTTTTAAATTTTCAATATCCGAAGCTAGCGCATTTTTTAAATCTTCTTCCATCGTGACATGTAGTTCTTTTAACGTTTTTCGTGTATCTTCTAGCGCTAAATGAATCTCATTGCCAGTCACTTGCTCTTTCGTTAATAATGTATATTTATCAGATAACTGAACAGCAGAAGGGAGATGTGCATAGAAGAAATCCTCTACCGCATAGAACTTTTGCGGATTTGTCTGAACGATATTAATAATCCGTTTTGTAAGTTTCGACATTTCATTAATTTGTTTAAATGAACGAACTGACCTTACACGGACAATTTGCTGTGTTAATGTTTGTGCATGAGCCTTTGCTTGTTTAAGCTGAGCCTCGATTAAATGGTATTCTGATTTAGATAATCCGATTTTCTTTCGTTGACTCGATTTTTGCACAGCCAATGTGATTTTATTGGATAAATAATAGGCACCTATTGTAAGCGGTAGTGATAGGATCATCGCAGCTCCTGAAATGTTAACTACCGATACGACGAATGCTGCAAAACCGGCTAGTGAGTTAATTAAATGGCGTGTTATAAAATTGATAGGACCAAGCATTTTTCGTACCTCCTTTACTCGATACTATATCTACGATTATGCGTCAAAAAAGTTTCAACTTAATTCAGCAGAAATCTCCTATTTCTATATGTATAGGGATGAATGCTAAATAGGCAAGACTATTCAGTGTGGATTCAAACCCTTGCTGAAATAGGGGAACAAAGGCTAAACCCGTCACGTCCTGTGACAACGCCTTTGTGATCAACATCGTGTTGACCTAAGCCCCGGCGGATGTCACAGATTTTTTAGGGGATTTTTTCGAGCAAGCTCAAAGAAATCTGGACATAATTACTCCAAGGCGTAATTGTTTTACCTACTCTTATCCTACAATTTTTTCGGGATAGTAGAAAGTAAAATGAATTGAATTCTATACAATATTAACTGTGAACGCATTAAAATGTTGTAGGGTTTGATTGATTGTTAGTTTTATTTCTGAAAACTCCGCGATATGTAACATTAATTTGGCGAATTCATTAATCGCCGTTCTTCTTCCCTCTACTTGAATGAGCCACAGTTCGTTATGGATATCGATCGTGCCTTTTAACGAAAGCTCTAAAGCCTTTGTATGAACATAGTGAGAGGGGACTTGAATCGGTGTATGGATGCAAATCGTTGCGTGTGCCTTCATCGCTGTCTCCTTTATCAATCTGTGACTTCCAGTAGGGTTTGAACCACTGCTAAATCAAGTTAATTGGATTATTGAATTAAGCGTTCTTTACTAATAATTTCAATTAAGTCATTAATATAGCTAATGACTTTTTTAGATGCTGCCTCGATTTCAAGTAAATGTTCTTCTGCCTTCATACGATTCCCAGCATTAAATTGCTCCACGGCCGATTTTGCACAATTATGCACTTGCATATGGTAGTGGTCCAGTTGTTTATAGGAATCATGTTGGCTAAAACGAGCAACGGTTTTATCAGATGTATACCATTTACCTAAGCGGCAATCAAGGTGAGAAGATACGTCACTAGATGATAATCTTTCTAAACCGAGGAACATATTGTATACACGCCATTTCCACAAAATATGGTCCGCTTTTGAAAGTTGAAGTAATGAAATACTCGAAAGCTGGACATTATTATTCGTTGTAATTTCGTTTCTAAAGCGTGTAATTTCTTGACCTAGTTTATGGATGTCACGGGATGTATCATTTCCGAATGCACGGATATCTTCTTGTAAGTTTGAAATTTGAACCATACGAACAGAAATTTCATCAATGGAAGCTGCTTGTTCTTCAGATGCAGAAGCCGTAATTGTTACATCTGCATTAATGCTTTCAATAATCTCAACAATGGCATTTAGTAAAGGTAAGGATTCTTTTGCTTCATCCGTTGCTTCACGAATTATTGTCGTTGTTTCAGAAATAGAAGACGCGACATTATTAGAATAGCTCTTTAACGATTGGACATTCGTTGAAACTTCGCTAAGTGCAGATACCGTATTTTCTGCTAATTTTCGAACTTCCTGTGCAACAACGGCAAAACCTTTGCCATGTTCACCAGCACGTGCTGCCTCAATGGAAGCATTTAGCGCAAGTAAATTTGTTTGATCGGCAATTTGATTAATTAATGTGACAACGCTTTCGATGTCATCTACATGTTTTTGTAGCTCTTTAAAACTGTGAACAATTTCAGTGAATGTTTCTTCTGTCGTAAAAATTTCGGTTAATGCATGTTCAATCGATTGCTTTCCTTTTATGGCGTTTTCAACCGATTCATTTGTTTTTTCTGCGATCGCGGATGACGAACGGGCAACTTCTGCAATGGAAGCCGCAAGTTCTTGGGAAGCTGCAGTAGAGCTTGCAATATCATCGGATTGCGTGTCTAAACTGTGAATTAAATCTTTCATATACATAATATTGGCATTCGCATCTGTTAAAGAAGAAAGCTCTTCAATGACGTGTTCAATTATACGTTCCGTCATTACTTCCACTAATAATTCTTGGTCAATATTCACAGCAGCAGATAAAGATTTCATATAGTTGAATGCAATAGTAGGTTTTAAAGCAAAGTTATGTAAAATTAAAGTGGTAACATAAAATGAAAATTGGTTAAAAACAACAATGAGTTTTCCTGGTTCAAATTGATTTTCACGTAATAAATTAAAGAAATGAATGGATTGATCCGCGTAATTATCATTACGTTCAGCTAAAAAGAATTGCTTTAAATATTGGTCAATTTGTCCTTCTGAAATTGGATTTTTACCATTGGGTGCGATTTCATTTAAATATGTATTAAAAATGACATTCATCGTTGGTGTTAATGTTTGAATACGCTCATATATTGACGCAAGATTGACTTGATCCGTTTGTTTGAAATTATTGAAAGTGAGCGTTTTTAAAAAGCGAGAAGTTGCAGTTAAATCAGTCCCTCTTTCAAAAAGATCTTGTAGCTCAGCTTTTGGCTTAAATTTAGAAAACATGGAATTGTTCCCCCATTATTATTGATGTATTTCCAAATAGTCTATCATAGGAAAGTAAGCAATAATAGACATAACTATGGGAAAAGTTTAAAATGAGAGAGAATCAGAAAGGAAAATGAACATGTATAAAATTATTTATATAAAAGCTGATTATGAGCCATGGTGGCAATTCGATGGTTGGGAAGAGCATATTGTTTCGACACAAAAATTTGAAAGTGAACAACAATTTAACAACGCCTTTACCGAACTGATTGGTCAATTTCGTCAAAAATATAACAATGAAGCGTGTAAACATGAGCGTTATTTCGCATTTTGGTCAGAAGAGGAATGTGAATTTTGTGAAGCATGTGATGAGGATGCACAAATTTATCATGGAATTATTATTCAAACACCTGAAGTATTAACTCAGTAACGATTATCGGTTGAATATTTTTACTATTTCAACAATTGGAATTGACATATATTATGAAGATAGATATACTAAATTTAACAATTAAATGGCGCTACTCGAAACAATGGATTCACCTATTATAAAGTGATCGATACTAGTTTTCGATACTTTTAATATGTGAATCTTCTTTATTAAGGACTTTTTTAATTGTTTACTTTAATTTTGGAGGTTTTTAACATGAAACAAGGTACAGTAAAATGGTTTAACTCAGAAAAAGGTTTTGGTTTTATCGAAGTAGAAGGGGAAAACGATGTATTTGTACACTTCTCATCGATCCAAGGTGAAGGTTTTAAAACACTTGATGAAGGTCAGAAAGTAGAATTTGAAGTGGTAGATGGCAATCGTGGTCCACAAGCAGCAAATTTAGTAAAACTATAGTTTATTTTAAACATTCACTTCACCGATTTCTATAAATGATACGGTGAATGTGGACTTTATAGCGATACAATGACCGTAAAATCATTGTATCGCTTTTCGTCTTTGTGAAAAAAACATCACGTGGAAAGTATATCCCGAAAATGACATATTTAGTATTGGATTAGTCGGAATTATCTGGGGGATTTATAGTATACTAAACTCGTAAGTAATAATATAGAAAATTCGGGGGCAAATGAGATGAAAAGAATGAAAAAACATGCGTTAGCAACAGTGCTAGGGACAACGCTAATCCTCACATCGGTTGTGCCAGCAATTCAAGCAGAGCAAGCGTTGCCGGATATTAGTGACTGGGCAGTTGAAACATTACATGAAGGAGAAAAATACGGGATTTTCCCAATGGAATGGTATTATGATGGCTTTCAATCGACAATTTCAATGGAACGCTTAAACAGTTTACTGAATTTAACGGATCAAAAAATTGCCAGCTTAAATTTACCGAAAAATGATCAGTTCAAACCTGCCAATGTGGAAGGGGACAATACGCGTGGTGATATCGTCAAGCGCTTATATAATTTAGTCGCGCCATATGATGCCAACGCGAGTCAGGACCCAGTTGCCTACTTACAGGCACGCCAAGTATTACAAGGCTCAGATAAAGGCTTAATGCTTGATCAGAAGGCAACAACACAACAAGCCGTGTTATTTGCAGCGCGTCTAATTAAAGATACGTATGCACAAGCAGAGCAAGGGGCAAAAGGGGTTGCATGGGTAGTAGAGGATGAAGATACGAAAATTTATTTATTAGGCTCAATCCACTTAGGCATTCCAGATTTATATCCGATGCATCCCAAGTTAACGACAGCATTTAATGAGTCCCAAGGTCTATTTGTAGAAGCGAATTTGCTAGATCCTGAAGGTGCGAATTATTATATTGAAAAAGCCATGTATACAGATGGAACGACAATTCAAGATGTACTTAGTGAGGAAACGTATCAAAAACTTGGAAAAATGGCCAAGGAATTAGGGATTCCAATGGAGGCGCTTCAAACTCAAAAGCCATGGTTAATCTCAAATGAATTATCACTTTTGGCGTCGGATGATGCATTTGGATTATCTGCTCAAGAAATGGCTGCGCACGGAATTGATATGCAGTTTTTATTAAGTGCGATGCTACAACAAAAGCCTATTTATGAGCTGGAAGGGGTGCAAGCGCAAGTAGATATGTTTGATTCTATATCAGCAGAAGCACAAGATCAGGCATTAGCGGATGTACTAGATATCCTATTAAATCCTTCTGATAAAACAATAGATGAGAACAATGCTTTACTAGGTGAATGGTTTACAAGTTGGAAACTGGGGGATGCTGAGGGCTTTGCGAAAAGTTTCAATGCAATAGAAGGTGAATCATCCGAACAAAATGCGATGCTATTTGGCAAGCGTGATGAAGACATGGCCCAAAAAATTGCGACTGTTTTAGAAGAGGATAAAGGAACGTATTTCTTAGTCGTAGGGGCAGGGCACTTTTTAGTCGACAAAAATATTCGTTATCATTTAGAAGAAAAAGGCTATAAAGTTGTACCATTTTATCAGTCAACGAACCCCCACTGAGTTAAAGCATTTCAGTAGGGGCTTGAAAACGCCAGTTCAGGTCTTTCTGTCTAAAAGACGAGTGACGCTCTGAGTGGAGATTTTCAAATCACTGTTTTTGGTCGGCACTTAACGTACCACTTGCACCACCCTAAGAAGAGCTGTACAAGCCCCGACAAGTCGAGTACACAAGGATGGTTGACGCACCCACTAGACCATGCCTAAGCAACGGTTTTACGTGTTTTTCACTGGTGCTTGGATATTTTACGTGACAAAGCTTCTTCTTGTCACAACCCCCTCTATCCAGTTATCAAGGAACAACGTATCGTATTATTTTAACACAGAACAAACGTTTCGGCTAACGCCAACCGACATTCATCTCCACCTGAATCGTTAGGCTTTGTCCGTAACACGAATCAGATGGAGTCTTCTGTCGGAGAAAGATAAAATATAGGCATTATGAAAAAGAGGCAGTGCTGTAAGGATTTTTCTTACAGCACCACCTCTTTTTCTATTGAAATTCAATAGCTGATAGTTTTGACGAAATGAGGTCTGTCGTTCCATCCTCATTCAAAATTTCGAATTCAGTGGCTACTAAGCCAATTCCTACTACAAAAAAGTTCCGCGTTGTTTGATTGTCTTCTTTTTTCATTGTGACAATGACGTGTTCAAAAGCTTTATAAGGTGTTTCATAGGGCATGTTCATTTTTTCGATTATCCAATCATTAAACTTCTGACCAACTTCCAGTGGCGTACCGATGAATGTTGAAATAGCGGGGAGGCCTTTTAATTGCTCAGCAGTTAAGGGTGTATTTTCATTTTCAACTTCTTTTATTACTGTAATACCATGCTCACCAACACGATAATAACGCGTCATGACCGAGCCACCATTGTCTGTGACTTCTCGCACTAAATTACTTGATAGCCAGTTCGTTTTCACTTGATAGCTTGCAAATTCATTACCAGTCCCTTCAAATGTTAAGGTAGAAAGATCTTCATGCATAAATAATTGCATTTCATTCGCATTTTCAAAGGCGCTACTATATTCAGAAGCAACATCCGTATGTGTAATCGTTTCTGTTGTTTCATTACCTGTAGAAAGCGTATTTGCTTGTGTGCAGCCTGTTAAAAGTAAAACGAGTATCAAAAAGGATCCTTTTTTCATCATCCGTCACTCACTTTCATGTTTCATTTGCCGTAGTTTATACTATATGAGCCGATGTATAGTTAATATTCCTCGGAATGTGAAAGTTGAAACAATGGATTGTGAGAAAGTTGTGAGAGGATAAAGGTCGGATGCTTACTAGTTTTCCATATAAAAAAAGGTAAAAACACCTTGGAATTAGGGAAGAATTTGAATGTATGAAAGGTATTTTCAGAGATGTATTTATGAGTGATATTCTTGAATCGGAAAAAGCTATTGAACAAAGAAAAACGATATTAAAGAGAATCGTTCGTTGGTATGTGTGCAGTGTGGTGCTAAGTATTTTTCGAGGTAAAATTGGATTTATATATATGTAAAGAATTGCACTGTGAAATATCTAGAAATAAATGAACACTTTGTTAATTGTGGGGAGGAGCAAGTGAGGTAGAGGAATAAAAAATTGTGCAGGGAGTTGGAAATAAAAATGAACAAGAGAGTATTGTCATCGTTACATATATGTTAGATTCCTCAACTCACGGAAATAGTAGATCTAAAAGGTAACGTGGAAATTCAAATGCAAATTTATGCAGTGGGCAAGCAATTACAGCAGCAGGGTCTCCACGGGATTTAAATATACAAATGTATTTAAGCTTTAAGAAACGGGGGCTTACAGATACACAGGTGACGTTTTCGTGTGGTTAAACGAAGGGCTATGTAAATAGATTCAAACGAGCACATGGTATCACTAAAACTTGGTGGAAGGAACAATTCTATGAATCAACTTAATATTTTTCATGTAATCGGTCTTAATACAGACCCAGTGTACAATTCTATCTGTACAATCCCGAATAATAGCGAAATTCAAATCGATCACAACGTCATTCGTAAAACAGAAAAATATTTCGAAGTAGAAAACGATGACGAACACCTTCTTTTTAGGACGATAGAAGAATGTTATCAATTTGTCAGTGGAATTATCATTCACCCATCAAAAAAGCTAACGGTTGCACCCGTTAGCTTGGATTTAGAACTACCCTTTGATAGCGTCATTAATATTATATCAGAGGGGTGTTAGGATGAGAATGCAAGAATTGAAAATTAATGTCGACGGGAAGCTAATTGCTGATATAATGGAATTGCCTGACAGTTGTGTGATTATATTGTCGCAAGGTAAAGCCAAAGTCGCCGAGCTTCCCGCATTTGCCGAAACCAAAATCGTCACACATCAAGGGCAGGTGAAACGAATTAGATGGGACGAGGGTGAGGAGTTTTGACTAGCAAAGAATCACAACGTTATATAGACGATTTAATTATTTATCAAGCTTTTGAAAAAAAATGCAGAGAACTTATTGCCGAGATTCTAGATGAATTTAAAATAAAGTATCATACCATAACTTCAAGAGTTAAAGATGTCAAAAGTTTAGAAAGTAAGATCAAGGATAAAAAACAAGAATATATCGAAAAAGGTATTGAGAAAGAAATAGAAATTACTGATTTATTAGGTATACGCATTATCACTGAATACGAAGATGTTGTTGATGAGATTGCGGATATTTTGAAACAAGAATTTTCAGTGGATGCAGATAATTGTATAGATAAAAGAAGAAAAAAAGAAGATGAGTTTGGATATTTATCTTTACATTTAGTATTAGAATTAAATCAAGCTAGAGGTAATTTACCTGAATATAGAAGATTTAAAAAATTGAAATTTGAAGTTCAAATTCGCTCATTATTACAACATGCTTGGGCCGTTGTAAGTCATGATTTAAAGTATAAAAATGATAAATCAATGCCAGATAATATACACAGAAAATTAAATCGCCAAGCAAGTATCCTTGAAGAGGTAGATGATAATTTTAAAAGTATACGAAAAATGACAAAAGATTACAAAGAAAATGTTGAAGAAGAGGTAAGAGAAGAAAAATTAAATGAGCTAATTAATGCAATATCATTAACAACTTACCTTAATGAATCTACCATTGTTAAGAAGACGCTTTTAGAAATGATGAAAATTATTAATCCAAATGCTTCTGTAGTATATCCAGCAAATCTTATTCATAATAGTATTGAAAAATTAAATATGTTGGAGATTTTTAACTTACAACAATTAGATGAATTAATAAAAAGGGAAGGTTCTAAAATCCCGAATTTATTTAATAATTGGCTAGATATTGTTGGAAAGAAAGAAATGTATTCGAGTTTAGACGGTTTAACTATGGATACATTTATTTTCTACCTAGTGATTTTAGAAATAATTAAATCCGAT is part of the Solibacillus sp. FSL K6-1523 genome and harbors:
- a CDS encoding toxic anion resistance protein yields the protein MGTEINPFDAFTSSGSTDIQASREQFAVNVANNATTPLFASLSTISKQRAVHLAADLPIHQYEQILAFGLPAQEALKKFTSQMLNYIQRKDVSRVGEVLSDLMHHLEEIDPDALVEEERGFFARIFSRPKQSIQEIMTHYNKLSKRIDRLSIQLSHTRNGLLADYQFLNELYAVNEEYFQEVNVFIASLEIKKQHLQEVILPTIQQALFENTDPFKQNELNDLHMQIEWLDRRMYDLEISREVAIQYAPQIRLIQQTNQLLIEKIQSSIMNTIPLWQSQIAMLLSMNNQRRAMQSQQRLMDASEELLRKNGKMLETTSKDRQRLVVNHEDINRFKETQLRLLQDIEDTLRVQVTSNEKRHEIENIIIEQK
- a CDS encoding 5-bromo-4-chloroindolyl phosphate hydrolysis family protein; the protein is MLGPINFITRHLINSLAGFAAFVVSVVNISGAAMILSLPLTIGAYYLSNKITLAVQKSSQRKKIGLSKSEYHLIEAQLKQAKAHAQTLTQQIVRVRSVRSFKQINEMSKLTKRIINIVQTNPQKFYAVEDFFYAHLPSAVQLSDKYTLLTKEQVTGNEIHLALEDTRKTLKELHVTMEEDLKNALASDIENLKIELDFAKMSNEKRKERLKVGGE
- a CDS encoding transporter substrate-binding domain-containing protein, yielding MKKKLVLLFAVMMTMLVLAACGADKEEGTGSETEGDTTKKVLKVGMEAAYAPFNWTQNDDSFGAVAIPGSKEFAGGYDVEFAKRIAEGLNMELKIVKTDWDGLVPSLQSGAIDLVIAGMSPVEERKKVIDFTDSYYTSDYVLVVKEDGPYANAKSIHDFAGAKVTGQQGTTHYDVIDQMDGAKKQVAATDFGAMRVQLMSGAIDAYVSERPEGITAELAMDNIKYIVPEPNFEADPAATAIAVGLKKGSALTEEINKVLAEISEEERQKLMEDAIANQPAAQ
- a CDS encoding amino acid ABC transporter permease, with protein sequence MAFLDSTWTLFISNWEVFLRGAYTALILAVIGTIFGVLIGFFIGIMHTIPQRKKSAKTYLLKLINFILTAYVEIFRGTPMMVQAMVVFYGLVYLGIDIDRFLAASIVISLNTGAYMSEYVRGGIVSVDKGQFEAAQAIGMNHLQTMVHIVLPQVARNILPATGNQLVMNIKDSSVLSVISVVELFFTANSVAGSNYKYIEAFFIATVLYFTMTFTVTRFLLRFEKKMDGPEAFKVELITGSKLEKEGE
- a CDS encoding DUF6501 family protein; the protein is MLHLKWKDAPTIRTVKCTHTNAAKYLVSNVLTVGKEYEVKNETEEFIFVIDNTGQIGGYYKEYFA
- a CDS encoding amino acid ABC transporter ATP-binding protein; translation: MTAVIEIQHLNKKFGDHEVLKDVNFQVNKGEVVTLIGSSGSGKSTLLRCINLLEMPTAGEIIYNNKTILAENHDIEKYRTHLGMVFQSFNLFNNLNVLGNCVVGQQKVLKRTKEQAEANAMKYLELVGMSAYKNAKPRQLSGGQKQRVAIARALAMDPDVMLFDEPTSALDPEMVGEVLKVMRHLADQGNTMLIVTHEMEFAKEVSDRIVFMDKGVIVEEGHPNEVLVNPKHERTKEFLKRTLA